The DNA sequence GCTCGCGACCCTGGTCTCGAAGAGCCTGGGTCAGGCGGTGCATCCCAACGATGTGATTAACCTGGGGCAGAGCAGCAACGACATCATTCCCAGCACTATCCATATCAGCGCCCTGCTGGCGGTAGAGCAGTCGCTGCTCCCCTCGTTAACCCTGCTGTCGCAGACCATCACCACTAAGGCACAGCAGCTGGCCGATGTCACCAAGACGGGGCGAACCCACCTGATGGATGCCATGCCGGTGCGTTTCGATCAGGTGTTGGGGGGCTGGGCGAGTCAGATCGATGATTGCCGCGAGCGGATCGCCAGCCAAGGCGACGCCCTGGCCCAGCTGCCCGTGGGCGGCACGGCGGTGGGGACAGGGGTCAACACCCACGAGGAGTTCTCCCGGCTGTTCTGCGAGAGACTCAGCGCCCTGACCCGCACCCAGTTTCGTCCGGCGGATAATCTGTTTAGCCGCATGGCAAGCCATGATACCGCCGTCGCCCTCTCGGGCCAGCTGAAGACGCTGGCGGTGGCCATCATGAAGATCAGCAACGACCTGCGCTGGATGAACTCCGGCCCACTGGCGGGCCTGGGTGAGATTAGCCTGCAACCTTTGCAGCCGGGCTCCTCCATCATGCCGGGCAAGGTCAACCCTGTGATCCCCGAGTCCGCCTGCATGGTGGCGGCCCAGGTGATGGGTAAGGATATGGCGATCACTATCGCTGGTCAGTCCGGTAACTTCGAGCTCAACGTGATGCAGCCGCTTATTGCGGTTAACCTACTAGAGAGCATAGAGATCCTCAGCAATGTCTCGCGCCTCCTGGCGGATAAGGCGATTGCGAGTTTCGTGGTGAATCGAGGCAAGATAGCCGACTCACTGCATCGCAATCCCATACTGGTGACCGCACTAAGCCCCAAGGTGGGCTATGTGCAGGCCGCTAAGATAGTCAAGCAAGCCTATCAGGAGCAGAGGCCCATACTCGAGGTCGCCATGGAGCTCACAGACCTTAGCGAGGAGGAGCTCAGGCGCCTGCTGGATCCCGAACGCCTGACCCGCGGCGGTCTGGCGTAGAGGCCGATGCCGTCAAGCGATGGCAGCATAGCTCAGGGCGCCCGTCAGCGGATCTCTGTGGTGAGCCGATAGCGGGCCATCTCCTGTTGCGTCATCCAGTGGGCACCTTCAGACGGTGCCGAGGTGAGGGTAAACAGGTAGAAGGGGATCCCTTGTTTGCCCAACATGCGGCTGAAATAGGTCGCCTGGCTGCGATGGGCGGCATTGCTGTAGGAGATCTCTGTGGCGTCGCGGCCAAGCTCGCCATCGCTCCAGCTGTGCACGCCAATCTGTTGGTTTCCTGCGACACTAAACTTGCTATCTTGCAGCTCCAGGGTGCGCCTTACCCCGGCGGCAAACAGATCCGTGGCGCCGGAGAAGACACGTCCCGCGCGGCTGACCTTGGTATCCAGTCCCTGCTCGCGGATCAGCAAGCCGGTATACATGTTGACCTCATCGTCGGCGGAGCCGCCGACAAAGTTATCGAACACCAGCACCTTCTTCCTCTTGGGGTAATGCTCCACCAGGCGTTTAAGCGCCTGATAGCTGGTGATCCCCAGGGTCGAGCTAGCCGGGTTGTCGCAGTCCGCCGTGCACCACTGGTTGTTGATCAGCGGCTCGAAATAGTTGCTGGTGAGGATCTCGATGCCCGCGTCAACTTCCCGAGGCGAGAAGAGGGTCGAGCCTATCGAGGAGGCGTACTCCAGCCAGTCGCTGACAAAACTCAGGCGTAGGTATTGCTGCTTCTCGCGGGTGCGCAGTTCGAAGATGCTCTTGTCATCCTGGGTCAGTCGCTGGGCGTCAGAGCAGTCGAAGCTGTCGATGCGGTGGGGGCCGGAAAATATCTGACAATCCAGCAGCTGCCACTCGTCAAACTTGATCCCTAAGGTGAGGCTATGACCCTTCTCGCTGCTCAGTGCCAGCAGCAGATATGGAACCTGTTTTTGGGTGTCGAGGAAGATGTCGGCGTATTCCAGCCTGTCGTAGTGGGTGTGTTGGTACTCGAGTTGAATCGATGAGAATATCGGCTCGCGCTCCTGGATCAGCGCCTCGAGCTTCGCCTGAGTAAAGGCGAAGTTAGCCAGCGGCGGCTCCACTCTGGGTTGGTCGGCGTTACAGCCCAGTAGACTGCTGAACACCAGCAGCAGGGGGAGGGTAAGGCGTGGCATGGCGGTCTCCTGCGATGAAAAATATCAGTGTAATCAGGGCCGCGGGTGATTACTGTCAGCAGTTTGTATCGCTTTGTCAGTCGACCAGAATGGGGAGGAATTGCTGGGAGGAGTTGCTGGAGGCGGCATAGCAAAAAGGCATCCCTGAGGATGCCTTTATCGTGTGATGTTTTGCGCCTTACCAGGCCAGCTGCAGGATCTCGCGGCTGATATCCAGGCCGAGATCGCCAGACTCTGATAGGGCCGTCATGCCGTGGGCTTCAAGCGCCGCGACTATGTCGTCAATCTGCTCCTGGGCGATATCATAGTCGCGAAGGTGGGTCTTGAGGCCCAGTTGCTGGAAGAACTGCTCCGTCTTGTCGATCGCCAGGTCGACACGGCTGGCTTCGTCGCCCTCTGTGATGTCCCACACGCGCTCGGCGTATTGCAGCAGCTTGGCGTGCTTCTGGATTTTGCGTACGCGCCAGACAGACGGCAACACGGCGGCCAGAGTCTGGGCGTGGTCGATGCCAAACTGGGCCGTCAGCTCGTGACCAATCATATGGGTCGTCCAGTCAAACGGCACGCCGGCACCTATCATGCCGTTGAGGGCCGAGGTGGCACTCCACATCAGGTTGGCGCGGGCGTTGTAGTTCTCCGGCTCTTCCAGTGTGATGGGGCCAATCTCGATCAGGGTGCGCATGATCCCTTCGGCGGTTCTGTCCTGTACCCGGCCATCTACCGGATAGGTGGCATATTGCTCTAGCACGTGGACGAAGGCGTCGACCAC is a window from the Shewanella loihica PV-4 genome containing:
- a CDS encoding class II fumarate hydratase, which translates into the protein MESKAVSDSMGDLNIPADALYGAQTARAIKNFPVSGRPMPRSFIRALLLAKLAAVEANVALRLLPPNIAPAVAQAVQELLADPQMMRHFPIDMFQTGSGTSSNMNANEVLATLVSKSLGQAVHPNDVINLGQSSNDIIPSTIHISALLAVEQSLLPSLTLLSQTITTKAQQLADVTKTGRTHLMDAMPVRFDQVLGGWASQIDDCRERIASQGDALAQLPVGGTAVGTGVNTHEEFSRLFCERLSALTRTQFRPADNLFSRMASHDTAVALSGQLKTLAVAIMKISNDLRWMNSGPLAGLGEISLQPLQPGSSIMPGKVNPVIPESACMVAAQVMGKDMAITIAGQSGNFELNVMQPLIAVNLLESIEILSNVSRLLADKAIASFVVNRGKIADSLHRNPILVTALSPKVGYVQAAKIVKQAYQEQRPILEVAMELTDLSEEELRRLLDPERLTRGGLA
- a CDS encoding iron-containing alcohol dehydrogenase, producing MLNFDYRNPTQIVFGKDRLAELDKLIPAGARVMVTYGGGSVKRFGTLDKVLSALGDRTVVEFGGIEANPQYETLAKAAKLAREESIDFLLAVGGGSVMDGTKFIALATRFEGDSDSLLFHGFAPVPVEADQVLPLGTIATLPATGSEMNAFGVVSYNGGKFPVNHPSIYPTFSLLDPTLTFTLPKIQVANGVVDAFVHVLEQYATYPVDGRVQDRTAEGIMRTLIEIGPITLEEPENYNARANLMWSATSALNGMIGAGVPFDWTTHMIGHELTAQFGIDHAQTLAAVLPSVWRVRKIQKHAKLLQYAERVWDITEGDEASRVDLAIDKTEQFFQQLGLKTHLRDYDIAQEQIDDIVAALEAHGMTALSESGDLGLDISREILQLAW